The Egibacteraceae bacterium genome contains a region encoding:
- a CDS encoding ABC transporter ATP-binding protein — GGGGGVGAWAEPDRRHIGMVFQDGALFPHLTVTGNVGFAGSDRSRVQECLELVGLAHRGQAYAHELSGGERQRVALARALAPRPEVVLLDEPFAALDPSLRVALREEVVAILRAAGASALLVTHDQEEALSLADEVAVMRAGRIEQTGTPEEVYQRPATRWVAAFLGDVDVVPGTAAQGLVACELGTFVIDPELVGPVEVLVRPEAVTVEASAGDRGDARIVRRSYYGHDQLVVLALASGQEVRSRRLGTAHWRVGDPVRLRVDGPVSVLPKAELDNLWHAPSLTGA, encoded by the coding sequence GGGGGGGGGGCGGGGGCGTGGGCGCCTGGGCGGAGCCCGACCGCCGCCATATCGGCATGGTCTTCCAGGACGGTGCGCTGTTCCCGCACCTGACGGTCACCGGCAACGTCGGCTTCGCCGGCAGTGACCGATCCCGCGTCCAGGAGTGCTTGGAGCTCGTCGGGCTCGCCCATCGCGGGCAAGCCTACGCGCACGAGCTCTCCGGCGGCGAGCGGCAGCGTGTGGCCCTCGCCCGGGCCCTGGCACCGCGGCCCGAGGTCGTGTTGCTCGACGAACCGTTCGCAGCGCTCGATCCGTCGCTGCGCGTGGCCCTGCGCGAGGAGGTGGTGGCGATCCTGCGTGCGGCCGGTGCCAGCGCTCTGCTGGTCACCCACGACCAGGAGGAGGCGCTGTCCCTGGCTGACGAGGTCGCCGTGATGCGGGCAGGACGCATCGAGCAGACGGGAACCCCCGAGGAGGTCTACCAGCGTCCCGCGACGCGCTGGGTCGCCGCCTTCCTCGGTGACGTGGATGTCGTCCCGGGGACGGCAGCGCAGGGCCTGGTCGCCTGCGAGCTCGGCACCTTCGTCATCGACCCTGAGCTTGTCGGCCCCGTCGAGGTGCTGGTCCGTCCGGAAGCGGTCACCGTCGAAGCGTCGGCGGGCGACCGGGGCGATGCCCGCATCGTCCGTCGGTCGTACTACGGCCACGATCAGCTGGTCGTGCTCGCGCTTGCGAGCGGTCAGGAGGTGCGCAGCCGGCGACTCGGTACCGCGCACTGGCGCGTCGGTGACCCCGTGCGGCTGCGTGTCGACGGTCCCGTCAGCGTCCTGCCGAAGGCTGAGCTCGACAACCTCTGGCACGCGCCCTCGCTGACCGGAGCCTGA
- a CDS encoding iron ABC transporter permease: MSSTGPDRPTLPSDDRPDPRTGGPARAGRVSGWTVVGVLVAVAVAGPLLALPASFVRPQRPFGDLASALLPGALGTSVLLALGVGLGTLLIGGGLAVLVSFYDFPGRRWLDWALVLPLAMPAYVLVFVLLGQYGLTSPLQSNLFGAGLRLPWLQGLFGAIIVLTLVLYPYVYVLGRSAFLGQSRQGLETARSLGRAYGQAVRVVALPLARPALAAGAALAVMEALADFGAVDLLGVGSLTTAIYRVWEGAFDQQAGLQLATVLVALALLLVAVERLLRGRARYEQSLAGGDAVVPRRLRGVTALTATLAPCLLLTIAFGLPVVQLVAWSIETTLTGSLAADLGAAARRSLVLSVAAATITVVTATVVTYGQRVRASRAGTIAARAATVGYVVPGTVVAVAVYVPLAWADQRLGDVVAGLFGTDPGLILTGTALGLVLAYVVRYHALAYFAMETRMGRISPSLDDAARALGADRARVLADVHLPLLWPGALTAALLVVVEVMKELPATALLRPLGGETLAVLVWVSTSDARFDEAALPALLIVAVSLLPVIALIRLTRRGGWTSARL, translated from the coding sequence ATGAGCTCGACCGGCCCTGACCGCCCTACCCTCCCGTCCGACGACCGCCCGGATCCGCGCACCGGCGGGCCGGCGCGGGCGGGGCGTGTTTCCGGTTGGACGGTCGTCGGCGTCCTCGTCGCCGTCGCGGTCGCCGGTCCGCTGCTGGCGTTGCCTGCCAGCTTCGTCCGTCCGCAGCGGCCCTTCGGTGACCTCGCCAGCGCGCTCCTGCCCGGCGCGCTCGGCACGAGCGTGCTCCTGGCGTTGGGCGTCGGGCTCGGCACGCTGCTGATCGGCGGCGGGCTGGCCGTGCTGGTCTCGTTCTACGACTTCCCCGGCCGCCGCTGGCTCGACTGGGCTCTGGTCCTGCCGCTGGCCATGCCCGCCTACGTCTTGGTGTTCGTCCTGCTCGGCCAATACGGCCTGACGAGCCCCTTGCAGTCCAACCTGTTCGGAGCCGGGCTCCGGCTGCCGTGGCTGCAGGGCCTGTTCGGCGCGATCATCGTGCTCACGCTCGTGCTCTACCCGTACGTCTACGTGCTGGGCCGCAGCGCGTTCCTCGGCCAGTCGCGGCAAGGCCTCGAGACGGCGCGCAGTCTCGGCCGAGCCTACGGGCAGGCGGTCCGCGTGGTTGCGCTCCCCCTGGCCCGCCCGGCACTCGCAGCTGGTGCGGCGCTGGCCGTGATGGAGGCCCTCGCCGACTTCGGCGCGGTGGACCTGCTCGGGGTCGGGTCGCTGACCACGGCGATCTACCGGGTCTGGGAGGGTGCCTTCGACCAGCAGGCCGGGCTCCAGCTCGCCACGGTGCTGGTCGCACTGGCCCTGCTCCTGGTCGCGGTCGAACGGCTGCTGCGAGGCCGCGCCCGGTACGAGCAGAGCCTCGCGGGGGGGGATGCGGTGGTCCCACGTCGGCTCCGTGGCGTCACCGCACTGACGGCCACGCTCGCCCCGTGCCTGCTGCTGACGATCGCGTTCGGCCTGCCGGTGGTGCAGCTCGTCGCCTGGTCGATCGAGACGACGTTGACCGGATCGCTCGCCGCCGACCTCGGCGCCGCGGCGCGCCGTAGCCTGGTGCTGTCCGTGGCAGCGGCGACGATCACGGTGGTCACTGCGACCGTCGTCACCTACGGCCAGCGCGTGCGCGCGTCACGCGCTGGGACGATCGCTGCCCGGGCTGCGACGGTCGGTTACGTGGTCCCCGGCACGGTCGTCGCGGTCGCGGTGTACGTCCCCCTCGCGTGGGCCGACCAGCGGCTCGGTGACGTCGTCGCCGGTCTGTTCGGCACCGACCCCGGTCTGATCCTCACCGGCACCGCGCTGGGCCTCGTGCTGGCCTATGTGGTGCGCTACCACGCCCTCGCCTACTTCGCGATGGAGACCCGGATGGGACGCATCAGCCCGAGCCTGGACGACGCCGCACGGGCACTGGGCGCGGACCGGGCGAGGGTCCTGGCCGACGTGCACCTCCCCCTGTTGTGGCCGGGTGCGCTCACGGCCGCACTGCTCGTCGTGGTCGAGGTCATGAAGGAGCTCCCCGCGACCGCACTGCTGCGGCCACTCGGCGGTGAGACCCTGGCGGTGCTGGTCTGGGTGTCGACCTCGGACGCACGCTTCGACGAGGCGGCACTGCCGGCGCTGCTGATCGTGGCCGTCAGCCTGCTGCCGGTCATCGCGCTGATCCGGCTCACCCGTCGTGGGGGATGGACGTCTGCCCGGCTGTGA
- a CDS encoding ATP-binding cassette domain-containing protein — protein sequence MSPATANGGGRPVDAVPAIQAVGIERSFGPNRAVAGASLDVAHGRIVALLGPSGSGKTTLLRTIAGFEAPDAGSVWIGGRRVAGEGGELTIAMTEFAF from the coding sequence ATGAGCCCAGCGACCGCGAACGGAGGGGGGCGGCCCGTCGACGCGGTCCCCGCCATCCAAGCGGTCGGGATCGAGCGTTCGTTCGGCCCGAACCGTGCCGTTGCCGGGGCGTCGTTGGACGTGGCGCACGGGCGCATCGTCGCCTTGCTCGGGCCCAGCGGATCGGGCAAGACGACGCTGCTGCGCACGATCGCCGGGTTCGAGGCGCCCGACGCCGGGTCGGTGTGGATCGGTGGGCGGCGTGTCGCGGGCGAGGGGGGCGAGCTCACGATCGCGATGACCGAGTTCGCCTTCA
- a CDS encoding glycosyltransferase family 2 protein: protein MLTISVVVPATDAPPTLPRCLEGIARSDARAAERVPGWSAAELVVVDDSGLSAAAARNAGLRRATRDVAVFVDADVELHADALTRIHDAFLADPSLTGVFGAYDDTPAVRTTVSMFRNLLHHHVHQRGAGRAETFWTGIGGLRRDAALAVGGFDDHRYPHPSIEDVELGMRLVAAGASIELDPTIQGTHLKQWTLRSMLLTDLTRRGVPWVALLLRHKRVPTTLNLGWRHRASAVASAVGLLSVARRHPAAFAGSLAVLVGLNQDLYRLLARRTGGLRMAAGIGLHALHHLVALAAVPAGVLAHMRRRPGPCDREDPTWLS, encoded by the coding sequence ATGCTGACCATCTCTGTGGTCGTCCCCGCGACCGACGCGCCCCCGACGCTGCCGCGTTGCCTGGAGGGCATCGCGCGCAGCGACGCTCGTGCAGCCGAACGCGTGCCCGGCTGGTCGGCGGCGGAGCTGGTCGTGGTCGACGACTCCGGCCTGTCCGCCGCCGCCGCGCGCAACGCCGGCCTGCGACGCGCCACCCGCGACGTGGCCGTGTTCGTCGACGCCGACGTCGAGCTGCACGCCGACGCGCTCACGCGCATCCACGACGCATTCCTCGCCGATCCAAGCCTCACCGGCGTCTTCGGGGCCTACGACGACACCCCGGCGGTGCGCACCACGGTGTCGATGTTCCGCAACCTGCTACACCACCACGTTCACCAGCGTGGGGCGGGCCGTGCCGAGACCTTCTGGACGGGCATCGGCGGGCTCCGCCGCGATGCCGCCCTGGCCGTCGGGGGGTTCGACGACCATCGGTACCCGCACCCGTCCATCGAGGACGTGGAGCTGGGGATGCGGTTGGTCGCCGCCGGCGCGTCGATCGAGCTGGACCCGACGATCCAGGGCACCCACCTCAAGCAGTGGACACTGCGGTCGATGCTGCTCACCGATCTCACCCGCCGTGGCGTGCCGTGGGTGGCGCTGCTGCTGCGGCACAAACGGGTGCCCACCACCCTCAACCTCGGCTGGCGCCACCGTGCCAGCGCGGTGGCCAGCGCGGTCGGCCTGCTGTCGGTTGCCCGCCGTCACCCTGCCGCGTTCGCGGGAAGCCTCGCCGTCCTGGTGGGCCTCAACCAGGACCTCTACCGGCTCCTCGCCCGTCGCACCGGCGGGCTGCGGATGGCGGCGGGTATCGGTCTGCATGCCCTGCACCACCTGGTCGCGCTCGCCGCGGTGCCGGCTGGCGTGCTGGCGCACATGCGCCGACGCCCGGGCCCCTGCGACCGCGAGGATCCCACATGGCTCAGCTGA
- a CDS encoding extracellular solute-binding protein, with the protein MLTHLLRHRWYAVVIGGVLLVVLALTLAVTVGGGSRADDALVIYNGRSHYGTEQVFLDFERETGIEVSLRGGTAPELFERLRREGEDTPADLLVTTDLANLWRAQEAGLLAGVDTEVLRDNIPPGLHDDEGEWWALTTRLRIPVVSTERVDEGEVTRYEDLGDPRFEGRTCLRTSTSEYNQSLVADMLAKRGYDETEALLRSWMANEPEVLGSDGELLALMAAGECDLGLSNHYYLGRALEENPAFPVAPAWPDQDGAGAHANVSGMGLVQSSDRREQVVALMEYLTSPGPQAQIASRSEFAAHADVPAPEHIADWGQVTIDPIAVEEAGPLLGEAIKLMLEVGWR; encoded by the coding sequence ATGCTCACCCACCTGCTCCGCCACCGCTGGTACGCCGTCGTGATCGGCGGCGTGCTCCTCGTCGTCCTCGCACTGACCCTGGCGGTCACGGTCGGAGGCGGCAGCCGCGCCGACGACGCGTTGGTGATCTACAACGGCCGTTCCCACTACGGCACGGAACAGGTGTTCCTCGATTTCGAACGCGAGACCGGGATCGAGGTCTCGCTGCGCGGCGGGACCGCGCCCGAGCTCTTCGAGCGGCTCCGGCGCGAAGGCGAGGACACGCCCGCCGACCTGCTGGTCACCACGGATCTGGCCAACCTCTGGCGCGCCCAGGAGGCGGGTCTGCTCGCCGGCGTGGACACCGAGGTCCTGCGCGACAACATTCCCCCTGGCCTGCACGACGACGAAGGCGAGTGGTGGGCGTTGACCACCCGGTTGCGCATCCCGGTGGTGTCGACCGAGCGCGTCGACGAGGGCGAGGTCACCCGCTACGAGGACCTCGGTGATCCTCGGTTCGAGGGGCGGACCTGCCTGCGCACCTCCACCAGCGAGTACAACCAGTCCCTGGTGGCGGACATGCTCGCCAAGCGCGGGTACGACGAGACCGAGGCGTTGCTGCGCAGCTGGATGGCCAACGAGCCTGAGGTGCTCGGCTCTGACGGTGAGCTTCTGGCGCTGATGGCCGCGGGGGAGTGCGACCTCGGCCTGTCGAACCACTACTACCTCGGCCGTGCCCTCGAGGAGAACCCCGCCTTCCCGGTCGCGCCCGCGTGGCCCGACCAGGACGGCGCCGGCGCCCATGCGAACGTGTCGGGCATGGGGCTCGTGCAGTCGTCGGACCGCCGGGAGCAGGTCGTCGCGCTGATGGAGTACCTGACGTCCCCGGGGCCGCAGGCCCAGATCGCCTCGCGCAGCGAGTTCGCCGCGCACGCGGACGTGCCGGCACCCGAGCACATCGCGGACTGGGGTCAGGTCACCATCGACCCGATCGCCGTGGAGGAGGCCGGGCCACTGCTCGGCGAGGCCATCAAGCTCATGCTCGAGGTCGGATGGCGATGA